One segment of Pseudanabaena sp. PCC 6802 DNA contains the following:
- a CDS encoding glycosyltransferase family 2 protein — translation MKSPSIYFLTVNYHSTELIRRLISSIYACEDSDRSNHQLIIVNNAIDDLAISSLEDARVTVIHALDNLGFGRACNLGLNWIYERDASATVWIINPDAYLVDGAIAQLNKLLQAHPEIAILGTSVYDTSGQLCFGGGKFIPGNGAIWEETDSTSTIQQDTECVLTDWVTACSMVLNLKHFSQCPYFDPDYFLYYEDFDFCRRYASQGHQIYFSDRIRVVHQTSAIASRNRHFKITNEIYSYLLSLEKHASIPILSFRLTRIAIASILQMFYNRQKATSKLTGVVMYCQRILRNPSH, via the coding sequence GTGAAGAGTCCCTCGATCTATTTTCTGACTGTTAATTACCATTCTACCGAACTAATTCGCAGGTTAATTAGTTCTATTTATGCATGCGAAGATAGCGATCGCTCTAACCATCAACTAATAATTGTGAATAACGCGATCGACGATCTCGCAATTTCCAGTCTTGAAGATGCCAGGGTTACGGTCATCCACGCGCTCGATAATCTGGGATTTGGACGTGCTTGCAATCTAGGTCTAAATTGGATTTACGAGCGAGATGCGTCGGCAACTGTCTGGATTATCAACCCCGATGCTTACTTAGTGGATGGCGCGATCGCACAGCTAAACAAGCTTTTGCAAGCGCATCCAGAAATTGCGATTTTGGGTACGTCAGTGTACGATACCTCCGGTCAACTCTGCTTTGGTGGCGGTAAGTTTATCCCTGGTAATGGAGCAATCTGGGAAGAGACTGATTCGACCTCAACGATTCAGCAAGATACTGAATGTGTCCTGACGGATTGGGTAACAGCCTGTAGTATGGTACTTAACCTCAAACACTTTTCCCAATGCCCCTACTTCGATCCAGACTATTTCCTCTATTACGAAGATTTTGATTTTTGCCGCCGTTATGCCTCGCAGGGACATCAGATTTACTTCAGCGATCGCATTAGGGTCGTCCATCAAACCTCAGCGATCGCGAGCCGCAATCGGCACTTTAAGATTACCAACGAAATCTACAGCTACTTGCTGAGTTTAGAAAAACATGCCAGTATCCCGATCCTGAGCTTCCGATTGACGCGCATTGCGATCGCTTCGATCTTACAAATGTTTTACAACAGGCAAAAAGCCACTAGCAAACTAACTGGTGTAGTGATGTACTGCCAAAGAATATTGAGAAATCCAAGCCACTAG
- a CDS encoding glycosyltransferase family 4 protein, with amino-acid sequence MTNSTDSLLVNLAFLSKKPTGLTVYAQNICPYLAHLNPTCLASHPIPDLHCYKIAENLNSDYGAKGHLRRLIWTQFKLAGIHRQLGASLLFSPIPEAPLFSSCRYIVTVHDLIPLRFGKPFSRLTTYFRYYIPQVLHQAEHIICNSESTRQEVMAYFGIPGSKITAILLAYDRSHFRHLNLSTGNYFLYIGRHDRHKNLDRLISAFATLSHHQDCELYLAGSYDPRYTPALKTQIEELEISHRVKFLDYIPYADLPVLINQSIALVFPSLWEGFGLPVLEAMACGTPVITSNLSALPEVAGDAAISIDPYNVGAIADAMQALLDSSALRSQMRVSGLARAELFSWELTGRSTAAILSKYV; translated from the coding sequence GTGACCAATTCCACTGATTCACTGTTAGTTAATCTCGCTTTCCTTAGCAAAAAGCCAACTGGCTTAACAGTTTACGCTCAAAATATCTGTCCGTATCTCGCTCATCTCAATCCCACCTGCTTAGCATCTCATCCCATTCCCGACCTTCACTGCTATAAAATTGCCGAGAATCTCAACTCCGACTATGGAGCCAAAGGACATCTCAGACGCTTGATCTGGACGCAGTTTAAATTAGCTGGCATTCATCGTCAATTAGGTGCGAGCTTGCTCTTTTCACCCATTCCCGAAGCGCCGCTCTTCTCATCTTGTCGCTATATCGTCACCGTTCACGATTTAATTCCCCTGCGGTTTGGCAAACCCTTTTCCAGACTGACAACCTATTTCCGTTACTATATCCCTCAGGTTCTACACCAGGCCGAACATATTATTTGCAACTCCGAAAGCACCAGGCAGGAAGTGATGGCATACTTCGGTATTCCAGGATCGAAAATTACAGCGATTTTACTGGCGTACGATCGCAGTCATTTCCGCCATCTCAACTTGTCAACTGGCAACTATTTTCTCTATATTGGGCGACACGATCGCCACAAAAATCTAGATCGTTTAATCTCCGCTTTTGCTACCTTATCCCATCACCAGGATTGCGAATTGTATCTAGCAGGGTCTTACGATCCTCGCTATACACCTGCTCTAAAAACTCAGATAGAGGAATTGGAGATATCGCATCGGGTGAAATTTCTCGACTATATTCCCTACGCCGATTTGCCTGTGCTAATCAATCAGTCGATCGCGCTAGTTTTCCCTAGTCTATGGGAAGGATTTGGTCTGCCAGTTTTAGAGGCGATGGCATGCGGTACGCCTGTAATTACATCTAATCTCTCAGCTTTGCCGGAGGTAGCGGGCGACGCAGCAATTTCGATCGATCCCTATAATGTGGGTGCGATCGCGGATGCTATGCAAGCTCTGCTCGACTCATCTGCGCTGCGATCTCAGATGCGCGTTTCTGGTTTGGCGCGGGCTGAACTGTTTAGTTGGGAGCTTACTGGCAGAAGTACGGCAGCAATTCTATCCAAATATGTATAG